In Streptomyces seoulensis, the following are encoded in one genomic region:
- a CDS encoding class I SAM-dependent DNA methyltransferase, whose amino-acid sequence MTDSTARFLRTTRSSYDAIAKEYAERFPSGLSHPLDRSLISAFAELAREHGPAPVADLGSGPGFVTALLDGLGVPVFGVDLSPAMVTLAREAHPHLRFHIGSMTALDLPDATLGGILALYSTIHVPDDALPRAFAEFHRTLRPGAPVLLAFQTGEADHLHLTERFGHEIDLDYWMRSPAAIASGLTEAGLTLVASVVREPEGEEARARGFVLARRN is encoded by the coding sequence GTGACCGACAGCACCGCGCGCTTCCTGCGTACCACCCGCTCGTCCTACGACGCGATCGCCAAGGAGTACGCCGAGCGGTTCCCCTCGGGCCTCTCCCACCCTCTGGACCGCTCCCTGATCAGCGCTTTCGCCGAGCTGGCCAGGGAGCACGGCCCGGCCCCGGTGGCCGACCTGGGCAGCGGGCCGGGGTTCGTCACGGCGCTGCTGGACGGTCTGGGCGTGCCGGTGTTCGGGGTGGACCTCTCCCCCGCGATGGTGACCCTGGCCCGCGAGGCCCATCCGCACCTGCGCTTCCACATCGGGTCGATGACCGCGCTGGACCTCCCGGACGCCACCCTCGGCGGCATCCTGGCCCTCTACTCCACGATCCACGTCCCGGACGACGCGCTCCCCCGCGCCTTCGCCGAGTTCCACCGCACACTGCGCCCCGGCGCCCCCGTCCTGCTGGCCTTCCAGACCGGGGAGGCCGACCACCTGCACCTGACGGAACGCTTCGGCCACGAGATCGACCTGGACTACTGGATGCGCTCCCCGGCCGCGATCGCCTCCGGCCTCACGGAGGCGGGCCTGACCCTGGTCGCGTCCGTGGTCCGCGAGCCGGAGGGCGAGGAGGCGCGGGCGCGGGGGTTCGTACTGGCGCGGAGGAACTGA
- a CDS encoding M20 family metallopeptidase: MTRETVAELPGAVLPGALSESLHAELVAFRRDLHMHPELGNQEFRTTAAIKERLERAGLKPRVLVTGTGLICDIGHTEGERSGVPLLALRADIDALPIPDTKDCAYRSTVPDRAHACGHDVHTTIVLGAGLVLAALHAQGLLSRPVRLIFQPAEEQLPGGALTAIADGALEGVGRILALHCDPKVECGRIGLRHGPITSACDRLDVALDGPGGHTARPHLTTDLVTAAARVATDVPALIARRVDTRSGLALTWGRIESGHAPNVIPQHAELSGTVRCLDLDAWRDAPDIVHAAIDEVATLHGAKSEITYVRGVPPVVNDRETAELLRRAMVARRGLDSVESTEQSLGGEDFSWYLEHVPGAMARLGVRRPGERTVRDLHQGDFDADENAITVGVELFTAAALMESPGV, from the coding sequence ATGACCCGAGAGACCGTGGCCGAACTCCCCGGTGCTGTGCTCCCCGGCGCGCTCAGCGAGTCACTGCACGCCGAGCTCGTAGCCTTCCGCCGCGACCTGCACATGCACCCCGAGCTGGGCAACCAGGAGTTCCGCACCACCGCCGCCATCAAGGAGCGGCTGGAGCGGGCCGGGCTCAAGCCCCGCGTCCTGGTCACCGGAACCGGGCTCATCTGCGACATCGGGCACACCGAGGGCGAGCGCTCCGGCGTACCGCTGCTGGCCCTGCGGGCCGACATCGACGCGCTGCCCATCCCGGACACCAAGGACTGCGCGTACCGGTCCACCGTGCCCGACCGCGCCCACGCCTGCGGCCACGACGTGCACACCACCATCGTGCTCGGCGCCGGCCTGGTCCTCGCCGCGCTGCACGCGCAGGGCCTGCTGTCCCGCCCGGTGCGGCTGATCTTCCAGCCCGCCGAGGAGCAGCTCCCCGGCGGCGCCCTGACCGCCATCGCCGACGGCGCGCTCGAAGGCGTCGGCCGCATCCTGGCCCTGCACTGCGACCCCAAGGTGGAGTGCGGCCGGATCGGCCTGCGGCACGGCCCGATCACCAGCGCCTGCGACCGCCTCGACGTGGCGCTGGACGGCCCCGGCGGCCACACCGCCCGGCCGCACCTGACCACCGACCTGGTCACCGCCGCCGCCCGCGTCGCCACCGACGTGCCCGCGCTGATCGCCCGCCGCGTCGACACCCGCAGCGGACTCGCCCTGACCTGGGGCCGTATCGAGTCGGGCCACGCGCCCAACGTCATCCCGCAGCACGCCGAACTCTCCGGTACCGTCCGCTGCCTGGACCTGGACGCCTGGCGGGACGCGCCCGACATCGTGCACGCCGCCATCGACGAGGTCGCCACCCTGCACGGCGCCAAGTCGGAGATCACCTACGTGCGTGGGGTGCCCCCGGTGGTCAACGACCGGGAGACCGCCGAGCTGCTGCGCCGCGCGATGGTCGCCCGCCGCGGGCTGGACTCGGTGGAGAGCACCGAGCAGAGCCTCGGCGGCGAGGACTTCTCCTGGTACCTGGAGCACGTCCCCGGCGCCATGGCCCGCCTCGGCGTCCGCCGCCCCGGCGAGCGGACCGTACGCGATCTGCACCAGGGCGACTTCGACGCCGACGAGAACGCGATCACGGTCGGGGTGGAACTGTTCACCGCGGCCGCCCTGATGGAGTCGCCCGGGGTGTGA
- a CDS encoding ABC transporter permease, translating into MNKLTSRIDKERLFLGIAAPLLAIVAALLVTTLVILATGKNPGAAFSDMATYGFASDSQVYILNKATTYYLAGVAVAIGFRMNLFNIGVDGQYRLAAFVAAAVGGVLTVPGWLAVPVIILCAMGTGALWAAIAGVLKVTRGVSEVIATIMLNSIATAIIGYLLQPGKLGQLDDGGTLVSTKPLPSSSFLPNIDTGPAGVLDSLIVLAVVVGVAYWFILGRTRFGYDLRTVGQSESAAAASGVSVKKMIATSMIISGAVAGLIGMPTLLNEGHQYDNSFPAGIGFTGIAIALLGRNNPVGIALGALLWGFLERTTNHLEFQGYDKEILGVIQGVIVLCVVIAYEVVRRYGLKRQQQRVGAELAAQAAKPTEMQEVA; encoded by the coding sequence ATGAACAAGCTGACCTCACGGATCGACAAGGAGCGGCTGTTCCTCGGCATAGCCGCGCCGCTGCTCGCGATCGTCGCCGCGCTGCTGGTCACCACGCTGGTGATCCTCGCGACCGGCAAGAACCCGGGCGCCGCGTTCAGCGACATGGCGACCTACGGCTTCGCCAGCGACAGCCAGGTCTACATCCTGAACAAGGCGACGACGTACTACCTCGCGGGCGTCGCGGTGGCCATCGGCTTCCGGATGAACCTGTTCAACATCGGTGTCGACGGCCAGTACCGCCTCGCCGCGTTCGTGGCCGCCGCCGTCGGCGGCGTGCTCACCGTGCCGGGCTGGCTCGCCGTCCCGGTGATCATCCTGTGCGCCATGGGCACCGGCGCCCTGTGGGCGGCCATCGCGGGCGTCCTCAAGGTGACCCGGGGCGTCAGCGAGGTCATCGCGACCATCATGCTGAACTCGATCGCGACCGCGATCATCGGCTACCTCCTCCAGCCGGGCAAGCTCGGCCAGCTCGACGACGGCGGCACCCTGGTCTCCACCAAGCCGCTGCCCTCCTCGTCCTTCCTGCCGAACATCGACACGGGCCCGGCCGGCGTCCTCGACAGCCTCATCGTGCTCGCCGTGGTCGTCGGGGTGGCGTACTGGTTCATCCTGGGCCGCACCCGCTTCGGCTACGACCTGCGCACGGTGGGCCAGTCCGAGTCGGCCGCCGCCGCGAGCGGTGTCAGCGTCAAGAAGATGATCGCCACCAGCATGATCATCTCCGGTGCGGTGGCCGGTCTCATCGGCATGCCGACGCTGCTGAACGAGGGCCACCAGTACGACAACAGCTTCCCGGCGGGCATCGGCTTCACCGGCATCGCCATCGCGCTGCTGGGCCGTAACAACCCGGTGGGCATCGCGCTCGGCGCCCTGCTCTGGGGCTTCCTGGAGCGCACCACCAACCACCTGGAGTTCCAGGGCTACGACAAGGAGATCCTCGGCGTGATCCAGGGCGTCATCGTCCTGTGCGTCGTGATCGCCTACGAGGTCGTCCGCCGCTACGGCCTCAAGCGCCAGCAGCAGCGGGTCGGCGCCGAACTCGCCGCCCAGGCCGCCAAGCCGACCGAGATGCAGGAGGTGGCGTGA
- a CDS encoding ABC transporter ATP-binding protein — MRGITKRFPGVVANRDIDITVRTGTVHALCGENGAGKSTLMKILYGMQQPDEGTITVAGEQVVLHNPGDAIARGIGMVHQHFMLADNLTVLENVVLGAEKLYGIGGKARVKIKEISDAYGLNVRPDVLVEALGVADRQRVEILKVLYRGAKTLILDEPTAVLVPQEVEALFDNLRELKAEGLTVIFISHKLGEVLSVADEITVIRRGTTVGTAEPSTTTPRQLAELMVGSELPTPETEESTVTDVPMLEVSGLHLAQKDLDGVERIILGDVSLTIHKGEVLGIAGVEGNGQSELVEAIMGMRIPDAGVVVLDGEDVSAAPTRRRREAGIGYVPEDRHRHGLLLEAPLWENRILGHVTERPNSRRGLLDLKAARTDTERIVADYDVRTPGIDVTAASLSGGNQQKLIVGREMSHNPKLLIAAHPTRGVDVGAQAAIWDYIREARRAGLAVLLISADLDELIGLSDTLRVMFRGRLVADADPATITPEELGSAMTGAASGHLEHTEDADR; from the coding sequence CTGCGCGGCATCACCAAGCGTTTCCCCGGCGTCGTCGCCAACCGCGACATCGACATCACGGTCCGCACCGGCACGGTTCATGCCCTGTGCGGTGAGAACGGCGCCGGCAAGTCCACCCTGATGAAGATCCTCTACGGCATGCAGCAGCCGGACGAGGGCACCATCACCGTGGCCGGCGAACAGGTCGTCCTGCACAACCCCGGTGACGCCATCGCGCGCGGCATCGGCATGGTGCACCAGCACTTCATGCTCGCCGACAACCTCACCGTCCTGGAGAACGTCGTCCTCGGCGCCGAGAAGCTGTACGGCATCGGAGGCAAGGCGCGCGTCAAGATCAAGGAGATCTCCGACGCGTACGGCCTGAACGTCCGCCCCGACGTCCTGGTCGAGGCGCTGGGCGTCGCCGACCGCCAGCGCGTGGAGATCCTCAAGGTCCTCTACCGGGGCGCCAAGACCCTGATCCTGGACGAGCCGACGGCCGTCCTCGTGCCCCAGGAGGTCGAGGCCCTCTTCGACAACCTGCGGGAGCTGAAGGCCGAGGGCCTGACCGTCATCTTCATCTCGCACAAGCTGGGCGAGGTGCTGTCGGTCGCCGACGAGATCACCGTCATCCGGCGCGGCACCACCGTCGGCACCGCCGAGCCGAGCACCACCACGCCCCGGCAGCTCGCCGAGCTGATGGTCGGCAGCGAACTGCCCACGCCCGAGACCGAGGAGTCCACGGTCACGGACGTGCCCATGCTGGAGGTCTCCGGGCTGCACCTGGCCCAGAAGGACCTGGACGGCGTGGAGCGGATCATCCTCGGCGACGTCTCCCTCACCATCCACAAGGGCGAGGTCCTCGGCATCGCGGGCGTGGAGGGCAACGGCCAGTCCGAGCTGGTCGAGGCGATCATGGGCATGCGCATCCCGGACGCGGGCGTCGTGGTGCTCGACGGCGAGGACGTCTCCGCCGCGCCCACCCGCCGCCGCCGCGAGGCCGGCATCGGCTACGTCCCCGAGGACCGCCACCGCCACGGCCTGCTCCTGGAAGCGCCGCTGTGGGAGAACCGCATCCTCGGCCACGTCACCGAGCGCCCCAACTCCCGGCGCGGCCTGCTCGACCTGAAGGCCGCCCGCACGGACACCGAGCGGATCGTCGCCGACTACGACGTGCGCACGCCCGGCATCGACGTCACCGCGGCCTCGCTCTCCGGCGGCAACCAGCAGAAGCTGATCGTCGGCCGCGAGATGAGCCACAACCCCAAGCTGCTCATCGCCGCCCACCCCACCCGCGGTGTGGACGTCGGCGCGCAGGCGGCCATCTGGGACTACATCCGCGAGGCCCGCCGCGCGGGTCTGGCGGTGCTGCTGATCTCCGCCGACCTGGACGAGCTGATCGGCCTCTCCGACACCCTGCGGGTGATGTTCCGCGGCCGTCTGGTCGCCGACGCCGACCCCGCGACGATCACCCCCGAGGAGCTGGGCTCCGCCATGACCGGTGCCGCCTCCGGCCACCTGGAGCACACAGAGGACGCCGACCGATGA
- a CDS encoding ABC transporter permease, with product MTATMTDAPPPAAPKAPGSADRRTGRSTTRIFLVVAGALLLIAVVRLITGANQLTSEGQVNAALGLAVPIGLAGLAGLWSERAGVVNIGLEGMMILGTFGAGWIGWQSSPWLGLLCGIGFGVLGGLVHAVATVTFGVDHIVSGVAINLLALGATQYLAKLFFAGGKASEAGGNPKQSPPVDSLTDITVPGLSGALHSVEQHHWFLISDIAGILGGIVTDVSVVTILAALLFAGSWWVLWRTPFGLRLRSCGENPVAAESLGVNVYRYKYAAVAISGGLAGLGGAFLALVTSHTYLEGQTGGRGYIGLAAMIFGNWRPGGLAMGAALFGYSDALQLRNGGVTVHALLLLLVVLLAALAGWKLYRKALWQGVVSAVMAVLVLAWYLFTDEVPSDFVGATPYVVTLLVLSLSAQRLRMPKADGMRYRKGQGK from the coding sequence ATGACCGCCACGATGACGGACGCGCCGCCGCCCGCGGCGCCCAAGGCCCCGGGCAGCGCGGACAGGCGCACGGGCCGCTCCACCACCCGGATCTTCCTGGTCGTCGCCGGTGCCCTGCTGCTCATCGCCGTCGTGCGCCTGATCACCGGGGCCAACCAGCTCACCTCCGAGGGCCAGGTCAACGCCGCCCTCGGGCTCGCGGTGCCGATCGGCCTCGCCGGTCTGGCCGGTCTGTGGTCCGAGCGGGCCGGCGTGGTCAACATCGGCCTCGAAGGCATGATGATCCTCGGCACCTTCGGCGCGGGCTGGATCGGCTGGCAGTCCAGCCCCTGGCTCGGACTGCTGTGCGGCATCGGCTTCGGCGTCCTCGGCGGCCTCGTGCACGCGGTCGCCACGGTGACCTTCGGGGTCGACCACATCGTCTCCGGTGTGGCGATCAACCTGCTCGCGCTGGGCGCCACGCAGTACCTCGCCAAGCTCTTCTTCGCCGGCGGCAAGGCATCCGAGGCGGGCGGCAACCCCAAGCAGTCCCCGCCGGTCGACTCCCTCACCGACATCACCGTGCCCGGACTCTCCGGCGCGCTGCACTCGGTCGAGCAACACCACTGGTTCCTCATCTCCGACATCGCGGGCATTCTCGGCGGTATCGTCACCGACGTGTCCGTGGTGACGATCCTGGCCGCGCTGCTGTTCGCCGGAAGCTGGTGGGTGCTCTGGCGCACCCCGTTCGGCCTGCGACTGCGCTCCTGCGGCGAGAACCCGGTCGCCGCCGAGTCCCTCGGCGTCAACGTCTACCGCTACAAGTACGCCGCCGTCGCCATCTCCGGCGGTCTCGCCGGACTCGGCGGCGCCTTCCTCGCGCTGGTCACCTCGCACACCTACCTGGAGGGCCAGACCGGCGGCCGCGGCTACATCGGCCTCGCGGCGATGATCTTCGGCAACTGGCGGCCGGGCGGGCTGGCCATGGGCGCGGCCCTGTTCGGCTACTCCGACGCCCTCCAGCTCCGCAACGGCGGCGTCACCGTGCACGCGCTGCTGCTCCTGCTGGTCGTGCTGCTCGCCGCCCTCGCGGGCTGGAAGCTGTACCGCAAGGCCCTGTGGCAGGGCGTGGTCAGCGCGGTCATGGCCGTCCTGGTCCTGGCCTGGTACCTGTTCACCGACGAGGTCCCGAGCGACTTCGTGGGCGCCACGCCGTACGTCGTCACGCTGCTGGTGCTGTCGCTGTCCGCGCAGCGGCTGCGGATGCCGAAGGCGGACGGTATGCGGTACCGGAAGGGGCAGGGCAAGTGA
- a CDS encoding BMP family lipoprotein, producing MRRVAKLSAACIATAALALSATACGSTSSENDKSSGSSGDGKGVKIGLAFDVGGRGDHSFNDSAARGTDKASKEFGGSVKDLTAKSSDTEADREQRLSDLADAGYNPIVAVGYAYATSVDKVAAKYPKTSFGIVDSVVKAKNADSITFTEEQGSYLAGVAAALKTKTKHVGFIGGVDVPLIKKFQAGYVQGVKDTNPKIKVAVQYLSHGSDTSGFASPDKGKEAAQGMLDNGADIVYSAAGSSGNGAIEAVNGKKGAWAIGVDSDQYNIPGLAKYKSSILTSVVKNVDVGVYDFIKSVHDGKPLTGNNVYSLAKNGVSLATSGGFINDIQPKLDAAKKKIVDGSVKVKTTP from the coding sequence GTGCGCCGGGTAGCCAAGCTTTCCGCTGCGTGTATAGCCACCGCAGCTCTCGCCCTTTCTGCCACGGCCTGTGGCAGCACCTCCTCCGAGAACGACAAGTCGTCCGGTTCGTCCGGTGACGGCAAGGGTGTCAAGATCGGTCTCGCCTTCGACGTCGGCGGCCGTGGTGACCACTCCTTCAACGACTCCGCCGCGCGCGGCACCGACAAGGCTTCCAAGGAGTTCGGCGGCTCGGTCAAGGACCTGACCGCCAAGTCCAGCGACACCGAGGCCGACCGCGAGCAGCGCCTGTCCGACCTCGCCGACGCGGGCTACAACCCGATCGTCGCCGTCGGTTACGCCTACGCCACCTCCGTGGACAAGGTCGCCGCGAAGTACCCGAAGACCAGCTTCGGCATCGTCGACTCGGTCGTGAAGGCCAAGAACGCCGACAGCATCACCTTCACCGAGGAGCAGGGCTCGTACCTGGCCGGTGTCGCCGCGGCGCTGAAGACCAAGACCAAGCACGTCGGCTTCATCGGCGGCGTCGACGTCCCGCTGATCAAGAAGTTCCAGGCGGGCTACGTCCAGGGCGTCAAGGACACCAACCCGAAGATCAAGGTCGCCGTCCAGTACCTGAGCCACGGCTCGGACACCTCCGGCTTCGCCAGCCCCGACAAGGGCAAGGAAGCCGCGCAGGGCATGCTGGACAACGGTGCCGACATCGTCTACTCGGCGGCCGGCTCCTCCGGCAACGGCGCCATCGAGGCCGTCAACGGCAAGAAGGGCGCCTGGGCGATCGGCGTCGACTCGGACCAGTACAACATCCCGGGTCTGGCCAAGTACAAGAGCTCGATCCTGACCTCGGTCGTCAAGAACGTCGACGTCGGTGTCTACGACTTCATCAAGTCCGTCCACGACGGCAAGCCGCTGACCGGCAACAACGTCTACTCCCTGGCCAAGAACGGCGTTTCGCTGGCCACGAGCGGCGGCTTCATCAACGACATCCAGCCCAAGCTGGACGCCGCGAAGAAGAAGATCGTCGACGGCTCCGTCAAGGTCAAGACCACCCCGTGA
- a CDS encoding cytidine deaminase has translation MTTASGSAGSFDWEALRAEAREAMAHAYAPYSGYPVGVAALVDDGRTVTGCNVENASYGLGLCAECGLVSHLQRTGGGRLTHFTCVDGTGALLVPCGRCRQLLYEFGGPSLLLDTPEGVLPLSEMLPQAFGPDHLTK, from the coding sequence GTGACCACCGCGTCCGGCTCGGCCGGCTCGTTCGACTGGGAGGCGCTGCGCGCCGAGGCCCGCGAGGCCATGGCCCACGCGTACGCCCCCTACTCGGGCTACCCGGTCGGCGTGGCGGCCCTGGTCGACGACGGCCGCACGGTCACCGGCTGCAACGTGGAGAACGCCTCGTACGGGCTCGGTCTGTGCGCCGAGTGCGGGCTCGTCTCGCACCTCCAGCGCACCGGCGGCGGCCGCCTGACACACTTCACCTGTGTGGACGGCACCGGCGCCCTCCTCGTGCCGTGCGGCCGCTGCCGCCAGCTCCTGTACGAGTTCGGCGGTCCCTCGCTGCTGCTGGACACCCCCGAGGGCGTCCTCCCGCTCTCCGAGATGCTTCCGCAGGCCTTCGGCCCGGACCATCTCACCAAGTAA